A section of the Streptomyces sp. SCL15-4 genome encodes:
- a CDS encoding glycoside hydrolase family 6 protein produces MRRRLRALVTALCALPLALAAAPSAHAADPTTMTSGFYVDPDSSAKRWVAANPGDGRASAINASLAGTPMARWFGSWSGTIGTATGAYAGAADRSDKLPLLVAYNIYNRDYCGGHSAGGASSPSAYADWIAQFAGGIAARPAVVLLEPDSLGDYGCMTQAQIDEREGMLSGALAQFGRQAPNTWVYLDAGNPGWTAPATMAQRLHEAGLRQAHGFSLNISNYFTTAENTAYGNAVNSELSARYGYTKPFVVDTSRNGNGSNGQWCNPAGRRIGTPTRTGGGAEMLLWVKAPGESDGNCGVGAGSSAGQFLPEVAYKMIYGY; encoded by the coding sequence ATGCGCCGCAGACTCCGCGCCCTCGTCACAGCGCTCTGCGCACTGCCCTTGGCGCTCGCCGCCGCGCCCTCCGCCCACGCGGCCGATCCGACCACCATGACCAGCGGCTTCTACGTGGACCCCGACTCCAGCGCGAAGCGGTGGGTCGCCGCCAACCCCGGCGACGGCCGGGCGTCCGCGATCAACGCCTCTCTCGCCGGCACCCCGATGGCCCGCTGGTTCGGATCCTGGAGCGGCACCATCGGCACCGCCACGGGTGCGTACGCGGGGGCGGCCGACCGCTCGGACAAGCTGCCCCTCCTCGTCGCCTACAACATCTACAACCGCGACTACTGCGGCGGGCACTCCGCGGGCGGAGCCTCTTCGCCGTCCGCCTACGCGGACTGGATCGCCCAGTTCGCCGGCGGGATCGCCGCCCGCCCGGCCGTCGTCCTGCTCGAACCGGACTCCCTGGGCGACTACGGCTGCATGACGCAGGCTCAGATCGACGAGCGCGAGGGCATGCTCTCCGGCGCCCTCGCCCAGTTCGGCCGCCAGGCCCCGAACACCTGGGTCTACCTCGACGCCGGCAACCCGGGCTGGACGGCTCCGGCGACCATGGCCCAGCGCCTGCACGAGGCCGGCCTGCGACAGGCCCACGGCTTCTCGCTCAACATCTCCAACTACTTCACCACGGCCGAGAACACCGCCTACGGCAACGCCGTCAACAGTGAACTCAGCGCCCGCTACGGCTACACCAAGCCGTTCGTCGTGGACACCAGCCGCAACGGCAACGGCTCCAACGGCCAGTGGTGCAACCCCGCCGGCCGCCGTATCGGCACGCCCACCCGCACCGGCGGCGGCGCCGAGATGCTCTTGTGGGTCAAGGCCCCGGGCGAGTCCGACGGCAACTGCGGCGTCGGGGCCGGCTCCTCGGCCGGACAGTTCCTCCCCGAGGTCGCCTACAAGATGATCTACGGCTACTGA
- a CDS encoding glycoside hydrolase family 6 protein, producing the protein MTPRSLRRRAAAVLAALAACAALTATRAEAVPGQDGLGPATQFYVDPHSKAARQAVADLGNGDIENAANMARLASWPQAQWFTDGTPDEVRDKVHRLVRRARAADRTPVLVAYDIPGRDCTQYSSGGAANSAAYRQWIDAFAAGIGDGKAVVVVEPDGLALLPKDCGAATDPTGDLTAARVADLAYAVRTLKARPGTAVYLDAGNVQWRSVGDMAQRLQDAGVGHGDGFALNVSNTHPTEHNARYGTWVAKCLWFATEGPEWARGHADWCAGQYYSSAAPNDGVPGNSVSSTDPATWRWTDAWFDQNVGTPPAGALSHFVIDTSRNGRGAWSPEPGKYSGDPEAWCNAPGRGLGPRPTADTGVPLVDAYLWIKVPGESDGSCTRNTGGTIDPEYGVVDPPAGAWWPAQAHALARNAAPRLTFNR; encoded by the coding sequence ATGACTCCCCGCAGCCTACGGCGCCGCGCGGCCGCCGTCCTCGCGGCGCTAGCCGCCTGCGCCGCCCTCACCGCGACGCGGGCCGAGGCCGTACCCGGGCAGGACGGCCTCGGCCCGGCCACACAGTTCTACGTGGACCCGCACAGCAAGGCGGCGCGGCAGGCGGTCGCCGACCTCGGGAACGGCGACATCGAGAACGCCGCGAACATGGCCAGACTCGCGAGCTGGCCGCAGGCCCAGTGGTTCACCGACGGCACACCCGACGAGGTGCGCGACAAGGTGCACCGGCTCGTCCGCCGGGCGCGGGCCGCCGACCGGACCCCGGTCCTGGTGGCCTACGACATCCCGGGCCGGGACTGCACGCAGTACTCCAGCGGCGGGGCCGCGAACTCCGCCGCCTACCGGCAGTGGATCGACGCCTTCGCCGCCGGCATCGGCGACGGCAAGGCGGTGGTCGTCGTCGAACCCGACGGTCTGGCCCTCCTGCCCAAGGACTGCGGGGCCGCCACGGACCCGACCGGCGACCTCACGGCCGCCCGCGTCGCCGACCTCGCCTACGCCGTCAGGACCCTGAAGGCCAGGCCGGGCACCGCGGTCTACCTGGACGCGGGGAACGTCCAGTGGCGGTCCGTCGGGGACATGGCGCAACGGCTGCAGGACGCCGGGGTCGGCCACGGCGACGGTTTCGCCCTGAACGTGTCCAACACCCACCCCACCGAGCACAACGCCCGGTACGGCACCTGGGTGGCCAAGTGCCTGTGGTTCGCCACCGAGGGCCCCGAATGGGCTCGCGGCCACGCCGACTGGTGCGCCGGCCAGTACTACTCGTCCGCCGCCCCGAACGACGGTGTCCCGGGCAATTCCGTCTCCTCCACCGATCCCGCCACCTGGCGGTGGACCGACGCCTGGTTCGACCAGAACGTCGGCACCCCGCCGGCCGGCGCGCTGTCGCACTTCGTGATCGACACCAGCCGCAACGGCCGGGGGGCCTGGAGTCCGGAGCCGGGCAAGTACAGCGGGGACCCGGAGGCCTGGTGCAACGCGCCCGGCCGGGGGCTCGGCCCGCGTCCCACCGCCGACACGGGCGTCCCGCTCGTCGACGCCTACCTCTGGATCAAGGTCCCCGGTGAGTCCGACGGCAGTTGCACCCGCAACACCGGAGGCACGATCGACCCGGAATACGGCGTCGTCGACCCGCCGGCCGGCGCCTGGTGGCCGGCACAGGCCCACGCGCTGGCCCGCAACGCGGCACCGCGCCTGACGTTCAACCGCTGA
- a CDS encoding SRPBCC family protein has protein sequence MAVRHRLIKADPETVWDLLADGNRYAEWVVGTGASHPKSGRWPEENSSIAYEVRVGPLRFGNETIVRRCQEGSVLELEILAGHLGTARFAIELRPWGEHCLVIADEHPLQGAGAVLHNVGVEALIQLRHRSMLARLARCCGDDGGRGHRRTTGRQARDVRGAHDA, from the coding sequence ATGGCTGTCCGACACCGTTTGATCAAAGCCGACCCGGAAACCGTGTGGGACCTCCTGGCCGACGGCAACCGGTACGCGGAGTGGGTGGTGGGCACCGGGGCCTCCCACCCGAAGAGCGGCCGGTGGCCGGAGGAGAACTCCTCGATCGCCTACGAGGTACGGGTCGGGCCGCTCCGGTTCGGCAACGAGACGATCGTACGGCGCTGCCAGGAAGGTTCCGTACTGGAACTGGAGATCCTCGCCGGCCACCTCGGCACGGCCCGCTTCGCCATCGAGCTGCGCCCGTGGGGCGAGCACTGCCTGGTCATCGCCGACGAACACCCGCTGCAAGGCGCCGGAGCCGTACTGCACAACGTCGGCGTCGAGGCGCTGATCCAGCTGCGCCACCGTTCCATGCTCGCCCGGCTCGCCCGCTGCTGCGGCGACGACGGGGGCCGCGGACACCGCCGGACGACCGGACGGCAGGCCCGGGACGTGCGCGGGGCCCACGATGCCTGA
- a CDS encoding NAD(P)/FAD-dependent oxidoreductase, which yields MPDAVVIGAGPNGLVAANVLADAGWSVLVLEEQPEPGGAVRHDRGVHPAYVSDLFSSFYPLAAASPVLSALRLEEHGLRWSHAPQVLAHPLSDGRCAVLDRRIDVTAASLETFAPGDGAAWRRLFELWQTLRTDLLGALFTPFPPVKSAMRLLWTLRAAGGLRAARSLVLPVRRMGEEEFRGEGGRLLLAGNALHADLAPESAGSGGFGWLMSMLGQTYGFPVPAGGAGALTDALTRRLRSRGGELRCGERVQGVIVRGGRAVGVRTRSGEAVPATEAVLADVAVPVLYRQLVGAEHLPAQLMEDLRRFQWDFATFKVDWALDGPVPWRAPQAARAGTVHLADGVDELTRFAAQIAMREVPDRPFALFGQMTTADPSRSPEGTESAWAYTHVPHDIRADAGEEGITGAWDPSGQERMADRVERQVERFAPGFRRLVRARRVLAPPTMEALDANLPGGAINGGTTAVHQQLVLRPVPGTGRPETPVDGLFLASAGAHPGGGVHGAPGANAARAALRTSRTTVLAGAQRLLTGRDRTGRKR from the coding sequence ATGCCTGACGCGGTGGTCATCGGGGCGGGTCCCAACGGGCTGGTGGCCGCCAACGTGCTCGCGGACGCCGGCTGGAGCGTCCTGGTGCTGGAGGAGCAGCCCGAGCCCGGCGGCGCGGTCCGGCACGACCGGGGCGTGCACCCCGCCTATGTCAGCGACCTCTTCAGCTCGTTCTACCCTTTGGCCGCCGCCTCTCCCGTGCTGTCCGCGCTCCGCCTGGAGGAGCACGGCCTGCGCTGGAGCCACGCGCCGCAGGTGCTGGCCCATCCGCTGAGCGACGGCAGGTGCGCGGTGCTCGACCGGCGCATCGATGTCACCGCCGCCTCCCTGGAAACCTTCGCGCCCGGCGACGGAGCGGCCTGGCGGCGCCTGTTCGAGCTGTGGCAGACGCTGCGTACGGACCTGCTCGGTGCCCTGTTCACGCCGTTCCCGCCGGTCAAATCCGCCATGCGGCTGCTGTGGACGCTGCGGGCGGCGGGCGGGCTGCGCGCGGCGCGCTCCCTCGTTCTGCCGGTCCGCCGGATGGGTGAGGAGGAGTTCCGCGGCGAGGGCGGCCGGCTCCTCCTGGCCGGCAACGCCCTGCACGCCGACCTGGCGCCCGAGTCCGCGGGCAGCGGCGGCTTCGGCTGGCTGATGTCGATGCTCGGCCAGACCTACGGCTTTCCCGTGCCGGCCGGTGGTGCCGGCGCGCTCACGGACGCGCTGACCCGGCGGCTGCGCTCGCGCGGCGGAGAGCTACGCTGCGGGGAGCGGGTGCAGGGCGTCATCGTCCGCGGCGGGCGCGCCGTGGGAGTGCGCACCCGCTCCGGTGAGGCGGTGCCCGCGACGGAGGCCGTCCTCGCCGACGTGGCCGTACCCGTTCTCTACCGGCAGCTCGTGGGCGCCGAGCACCTGCCCGCGCAGCTGATGGAGGATCTGCGGCGTTTCCAGTGGGACTTCGCCACCTTCAAGGTGGACTGGGCGCTCGACGGCCCGGTGCCCTGGCGGGCCCCGCAGGCCGCGCGGGCCGGCACCGTGCACCTGGCCGACGGTGTGGACGAGCTGACCCGCTTCGCCGCGCAGATCGCCATGCGCGAGGTGCCCGACCGTCCCTTCGCCCTGTTCGGGCAGATGACCACTGCGGATCCGTCCCGGTCGCCCGAGGGCACCGAGTCCGCCTGGGCGTACACGCACGTCCCGCACGACATCCGGGCGGACGCGGGCGAGGAGGGCATCACCGGCGCCTGGGACCCGTCCGGCCAGGAGCGCATGGCGGACCGCGTGGAACGGCAGGTGGAACGGTTCGCTCCGGGCTTCCGCCGCCTCGTCCGGGCCCGGCGCGTCCTCGCGCCGCCCACGATGGAGGCGCTCGACGCCAATCTGCCGGGCGGCGCCATCAACGGCGGCACCACCGCCGTCCACCAGCAGCTCGTGCTGCGCCCGGTGCCCGGCACCGGGCGGCCGGAGACGCCCGTGGACGGTCTCTTCCTCGCCTCCGCCGGCGCCCACCCGGGCGGCGGGGTGCACGGCGCTCCCGGCGCCAACGCCGCCCGCGCCGCGCTGCGCACCTCCCGGACGACCGTCCTGGCCGGCGCGCAGCGCCTCCTGACCGGCCGTGACCGCACCGGCCGCAAGCGCTGA
- a CDS encoding short-chain dehydrogenase/reductase: protein MRESPLADRTVVVTGAARGLGAALAREVARRGARPALLGHEQRLLDELAARLPAPALAIEVDVTDVEALRSAAGEVRRRLGPPSVVVANAGVAQAGPFAATDPADWRRVIDVNLTGSAQTARAFLPDLRATAGYYLLMASLASLGAVPLMSAYCASKAGAEAFAHALRAEVACQGVAVGIAYPNWTDTDMVRDGDRHAALRELRGRMPGPARRVHPVEPVVERIVRGIEHRRTAVYAPGWLRLVQPVRAALPPLVLRLSRPGLSRLEAEGRLAPTGLLGAGGDADAAASRRDP from the coding sequence GTGCGAGAAAGTCCACTGGCGGACCGGACCGTCGTCGTCACGGGTGCCGCCCGCGGCCTGGGAGCGGCACTCGCCCGCGAGGTGGCCCGGCGGGGCGCCCGTCCCGCGCTCCTCGGGCACGAGCAGCGCCTGCTGGACGAGCTGGCCGCCCGGCTGCCGGCCCCGGCGCTCGCGATCGAGGTGGACGTGACCGATGTGGAGGCGCTGCGGAGCGCGGCGGGCGAGGTGCGGCGCCGTCTCGGGCCGCCGTCCGTCGTCGTGGCCAACGCCGGTGTCGCGCAGGCCGGCCCGTTCGCCGCCACGGACCCGGCCGACTGGCGGCGGGTGATCGACGTCAACCTCACCGGGAGCGCCCAGACCGCGCGGGCCTTCCTGCCGGACCTGCGGGCCACGGCCGGCTACTACCTGCTGATGGCCTCCCTCGCGTCGCTCGGGGCGGTTCCGCTGATGAGCGCCTACTGCGCGTCGAAAGCCGGCGCGGAGGCCTTCGCGCACGCGCTGCGCGCCGAGGTGGCCTGCCAGGGTGTGGCCGTCGGCATCGCCTATCCGAACTGGACCGACACCGACATGGTGCGGGACGGCGACCGGCACGCGGCGCTGCGCGAGCTGCGCGGCCGGATGCCGGGACCGGCCCGCCGCGTCCATCCCGTCGAGCCGGTCGTCGAGCGGATCGTCCGCGGCATCGAGCACCGCAGGACCGCCGTGTACGCACCCGGCTGGCTACGGCTGGTGCAGCCGGTGCGTGCCGCGCTCCCGCCGCTGGTCCTGCGCCTGTCCCGGCCCGGCCTGTCCCGCCTGGAGGCCGAGGGCCGCCTCGCCCCGACCGGCCTGCTGGGCGCGGGCGGCGACGCCGACGCGGCGGCTAGCCGGCGTGATCCGTAG
- a CDS encoding DUF2945 domain-containing protein, which produces MARKKKTSGGREPAEGDQVAWRSHGSETTGTVEKKITERTEASGRTVDASPDAPQYEVRSDKSGRTAVHKPSALKRKK; this is translated from the coding sequence ATGGCCAGGAAGAAGAAGACGTCCGGCGGACGAGAGCCGGCCGAGGGCGACCAGGTCGCCTGGCGCAGTCACGGCAGCGAGACCACGGGCACCGTCGAGAAGAAGATCACCGAGCGGACCGAGGCGTCCGGGCGCACGGTGGACGCCTCGCCCGACGCACCCCAGTACGAGGTGCGCAGCGACAAGTCCGGGCGGACGGCCGTGCACAAGCCGTCGGCCCTCAAGCGGAAGAAGTAA
- a CDS encoding spore photoproduct lyase family protein translates to MTYSSAGPGDDGLDALFNLDALDAASGAPACAGTDPASGPDSRVPFRESPAARRLLPVRTIYAEPAAASSARGRRILARFPDAELIEVDSHWRIPGLHGNEGNVERWVRVKGETLVLGERKTLATRPNGRSADWIAPGPSNGCAMACAYCYVPRRKGYANPITVFTNIDAVIAHLARHIARQGRKPEPNQCDDSAWVYDIGENGDCSVDALISDSTADLVGAFSRWPTAKASFATKFVNPDLLALDPRGRTRIRFSVMPAADARLLDVRTSPVADRIAAAADFLDAGYEVHFNLSPVVLRPGWEEAWTELLRQLDDVLPDRVRRQAAAEVILLTHNRDLHEVNLGWHPRAEELLWRPELQEDKRSENGALNVRYDGRVKARAVHTLRGLVAAHAPWLRIRYAF, encoded by the coding sequence ATGACGTACTCCTCCGCGGGCCCCGGCGACGACGGCCTCGACGCTCTGTTCAACCTCGACGCGCTGGACGCCGCCTCGGGCGCGCCCGCGTGCGCCGGTACGGACCCCGCGAGCGGGCCGGACAGCCGCGTCCCGTTCCGCGAGTCGCCGGCGGCCCGCCGTCTGCTGCCCGTCCGGACGATCTACGCCGAACCGGCCGCCGCGTCCTCCGCGCGCGGCCGCCGGATCCTCGCCCGCTTCCCGGACGCCGAGCTGATCGAGGTGGACTCGCACTGGCGCATCCCGGGGCTGCACGGCAACGAGGGCAACGTCGAGCGCTGGGTGCGGGTGAAGGGCGAGACGCTGGTCCTGGGCGAGCGGAAGACCCTGGCGACGCGGCCCAACGGGCGGTCCGCCGACTGGATCGCCCCCGGCCCCTCCAACGGGTGCGCCATGGCGTGCGCCTACTGCTACGTCCCGCGCCGCAAGGGATACGCCAACCCCATCACCGTCTTCACCAACATCGACGCCGTCATCGCCCACCTGGCCCGGCACATCGCGCGCCAGGGACGCAAACCGGAACCCAACCAGTGCGACGACTCGGCCTGGGTCTACGACATCGGCGAGAACGGCGACTGCTCGGTGGACGCGCTGATCAGCGACAGCACCGCGGACCTGGTCGGCGCCTTCTCCCGCTGGCCCACCGCGAAGGCGTCGTTCGCCACCAAGTTCGTCAACCCCGACCTGCTCGCGCTGGACCCCCGGGGCCGCACCCGCATCCGTTTCTCCGTGATGCCCGCCGCGGACGCGCGGCTGCTGGACGTACGCACGTCACCGGTGGCCGACCGGATCGCCGCCGCGGCGGACTTCCTGGACGCGGGCTACGAGGTCCACTTCAACCTCTCCCCCGTGGTGCTGCGCCCCGGCTGGGAGGAGGCCTGGACCGAGTTGCTCCGGCAGCTCGACGACGTCCTGCCCGACCGGGTCAGACGGCAGGCCGCCGCCGAGGTGATCCTGCTCACCCACAACCGGGACCTGCACGAGGTCAACCTGGGCTGGCATCCACGGGCCGAGGAACTGCTCTGGCGGCCGGAGCTGCAAGAGGACAAACGCTCGGAGAACGGCGCGCTGAACGTCCGCTACGACGGCCGGGTCAAGGCGCGGGCCGTGCACACCCTGCGCGGCCTGGTCGCCGCCCACGCGCCCTGGCTGCGCATCCGGTACGCCTTCTGA
- a CDS encoding deoxyribodipyrimidine photo-lyase yields the protein MRVSVVLFTADLRLHDHPPLRAALAAADAVVPLFVRDRAVEEAGFAAPNRRAFLEDCLVDLDASLRERGGRLVVRSGDLVAEVCRVAAEAGAEEVHVSAGYSGFAARREERLRSALAADRRRLSVHDAVTVAVPPGTVTPAGSDHFAVFTPYHRHWTRFPLRPALATPRRVPVPDGIGGERLPAPGAVTGVSPALPPGGESRGRERMTAYWRRGLDEYDTTHDDLAADATSRLSAHLHFGTLSPVELVHRARRRGGAGAEAFVRQLAWRDFHRQVLAARPESAHRDYRTRHDHWRTERTAAADIDAWREGRTGYPVIDAAMRQLRAEGWMHNRARLLTAGFLTKTLYVDWRIGAAHFLYWLVDGDLANNQLNWQWMAGTGTDTRPNRVLNPVSQGRRYDPDGAYVRRWLPELAEVDGPGLHEPWKLPGPVRAALDYPDPVIGLSAGLERFRRARGGQP from the coding sequence ATGCGTGTCTCGGTCGTCCTGTTCACCGCCGACCTGCGCCTGCACGACCATCCGCCGCTGCGCGCGGCCCTGGCCGCCGCCGACGCCGTCGTCCCGCTGTTCGTGCGGGACCGCGCCGTGGAGGAGGCCGGATTCGCCGCGCCCAACCGCCGCGCGTTCCTCGAGGACTGCCTGGTGGACCTGGACGCCTCGCTGCGCGAGCGGGGCGGCCGGCTGGTGGTGCGCTCCGGCGACCTGGTGGCGGAGGTGTGCCGGGTGGCGGCCGAGGCGGGCGCCGAGGAGGTGCACGTCTCGGCCGGGTACAGCGGTTTCGCCGCGCGCCGGGAGGAACGGCTGCGGTCCGCCCTGGCGGCGGACCGCCGCCGGCTGTCCGTGCACGACGCCGTCACCGTCGCCGTACCGCCCGGCACGGTGACCCCCGCCGGCTCCGACCACTTCGCCGTCTTCACGCCGTACCACCGGCACTGGACGCGGTTCCCGCTGCGGCCCGCGCTCGCCACTCCGCGCCGGGTGCCCGTGCCCGACGGGATCGGCGGGGAGCGGCTGCCCGCACCCGGTGCGGTCACCGGGGTGTCCCCGGCCCTGCCGCCCGGCGGGGAGAGCCGGGGCCGGGAGCGGATGACCGCCTACTGGCGGCGGGGTCTGGACGAGTACGACACCACCCACGACGACCTCGCCGCGGACGCCACCTCCCGGCTCTCCGCCCACCTGCACTTCGGCACGCTGTCCCCGGTGGAACTCGTGCACCGGGCCCGTCGGCGGGGCGGGGCCGGCGCCGAGGCGTTCGTACGGCAGCTCGCCTGGCGCGACTTCCACCGCCAGGTGCTCGCCGCGCGGCCCGAGAGCGCCCACCGCGACTACCGCACCCGGCACGACCACTGGCGCACCGAGCGCACCGCCGCCGCCGACATCGACGCCTGGCGCGAGGGCCGCACGGGCTATCCGGTGATCGACGCGGCGATGAGGCAGCTGCGCGCGGAGGGCTGGATGCACAACCGTGCCCGGCTGCTCACCGCCGGCTTCCTGACCAAGACCCTCTACGTCGACTGGCGGATCGGCGCCGCCCACTTCCTGTACTGGCTGGTCGACGGGGACCTGGCGAACAACCAGCTCAACTGGCAGTGGATGGCCGGCACCGGCACCGACACCCGCCCCAACCGCGTCCTCAACCCGGTCAGCCAGGGCCGGAGGTACGACCCGGACGGCGCGTACGTGCGCCGCTGGCTCCCCGAACTCGCAGAGGTCGACGGCCCGGGCCTGCACGAGCCGTGGAAGCTCCCCGGTCCGGTCCGCGCCGCGCTCGATTACCCCGACCCGGTCATCGGCCTCTCCGCCGGCCTGGAGCGCTTCCGCCGGGCCCGCGGCGGGCAGCCGTGA